Proteins encoded by one window of Tunturibacter psychrotolerans:
- a CDS encoding CRTAC1 family protein, producing the protein MKYLQKIILSGVLVGEVLAGSFATAQETPKPSQTPDLPTPTVPKGGSATAGVFAAVKDSELRPITAGGFVKDGPVIFKDIAKQAGLTGWHHVMGTPEKKYILETTGSGVALLDYDNDGWLDIYLVNGSTYDAMKGTADPPHAALFHNNHDGTFTDVSVKAGVTNDRWGYGVAVGDYDNDGWPDIYVSNFGKNRLYHNNHDGTFTDVAEKAGVTLGNWSTGATFGDYDGDGRLDLFVPGYVHYDISHPPDPGSEAIGMVYCQFRGVNTLCGPRGLQGEGDHLFHNNGDGTFTDVSEKAGVSDKARYYGFTAVFVDINNDGKVDLVVTDDSSPNYLYMNNGDGTFEDASYYSGFALNQQGRDQAGMGLAVGDYLNNGWIDLYTGTFSDDYKPLFRNGGDQGFTEISPEMGIAEVTYPFLTWATEFIDYDNDGWKDIFLVNGHVYPQVDKYDWGTSYAQRPLLFHNIDKGKKFEVIPAVIGSGLADVIPGRGAAFGDLFNDGKVDVVINSMDHVPSLMRNVNPDNHHWVGLKLIGGPKSPRDAVGAAVYLTAGGIRQRADVLSGGSYESSNDQRPHFGIGDATKVDAVEIHWPSGLVEQIVIPSVDRFFTIQEGKGVVPGLLDEPGRTKSAAETSRQKVH; encoded by the coding sequence ATGAAATATCTTCAAAAAATAATTCTCTCAGGCGTTTTGGTGGGCGAGGTGTTAGCAGGATCATTTGCAACGGCGCAGGAAACGCCTAAGCCAAGCCAGACTCCCGACCTGCCTACCCCAACTGTGCCCAAGGGCGGATCTGCGACGGCGGGCGTATTCGCTGCGGTGAAGGATTCGGAGTTGCGTCCGATCACTGCGGGGGGATTCGTTAAAGACGGGCCGGTGATCTTCAAAGATATTGCTAAACAAGCTGGCCTGACTGGCTGGCATCACGTGATGGGGACGCCTGAAAAGAAGTACATACTGGAGACAACCGGCTCGGGTGTCGCCTTACTGGACTATGACAATGACGGCTGGCTCGATATCTACTTGGTGAACGGCTCTACCTACGATGCGATGAAGGGTACGGCGGATCCTCCACATGCAGCGTTGTTTCATAACAACCACGATGGAACATTTACCGATGTTTCCGTCAAAGCCGGAGTCACAAACGATCGTTGGGGGTATGGCGTCGCGGTGGGAGATTACGACAACGATGGCTGGCCGGATATCTACGTCTCCAACTTTGGCAAGAATCGGCTGTATCACAACAATCACGACGGAACGTTCACCGACGTAGCGGAAAAAGCAGGAGTCACGCTGGGGAATTGGTCTACTGGAGCGACGTTTGGAGACTACGACGGGGACGGTCGGCTCGACCTCTTTGTTCCTGGGTACGTCCACTACGACATCAGCCATCCACCTGATCCGGGATCGGAGGCTATTGGGATGGTCTACTGTCAGTTTCGCGGAGTGAATACTTTGTGCGGGCCGCGCGGGTTGCAAGGGGAGGGAGATCACCTCTTTCACAACAACGGGGATGGAACCTTTACCGACGTAAGCGAGAAGGCTGGTGTGTCAGATAAAGCTCGCTACTACGGCTTTACGGCGGTGTTTGTCGATATCAACAATGACGGCAAGGTCGATCTTGTAGTCACCGACGATTCGTCGCCGAACTATCTTTATATGAATAACGGAGATGGAACATTTGAAGATGCCAGTTACTACTCTGGTTTCGCATTGAACCAGCAAGGACGCGATCAGGCTGGCATGGGCCTAGCAGTTGGTGATTATCTCAACAATGGGTGGATCGATCTCTACACTGGAACATTTTCGGATGACTACAAACCTCTGTTTAGAAATGGTGGGGATCAGGGATTTACTGAAATAAGTCCGGAGATGGGTATCGCAGAGGTCACGTATCCTTTTCTGACCTGGGCGACTGAATTTATCGACTATGACAACGATGGCTGGAAGGACATCTTTCTGGTCAACGGACATGTCTATCCGCAGGTGGATAAGTACGATTGGGGAACTTCCTACGCGCAGCGTCCTCTCCTGTTTCATAACATCGACAAGGGAAAGAAGTTTGAGGTGATACCGGCGGTGATTGGAAGCGGGTTGGCGGACGTGATTCCGGGACGGGGAGCCGCGTTCGGCGACCTGTTCAACGACGGTAAGGTGGACGTTGTCATCAATTCGATGGACCATGTGCCTTCGCTGATGAGAAATGTTAATCCGGATAACCATCACTGGGTTGGCTTGAAGTTGATCGGAGGTCCAAAGAGTCCGCGAGATGCCGTGGGCGCTGCGGTCTACCTGACGGCGGGTGGGATACGTCAACGAGCAGACGTGCTAAGTGGTGGCAGCTATGAGTCTTCCAACGATCAGCGACCACACTTCGGAATTGGCGATGCGACCAAGGTAGATGCTGTTGAGATTCATTGGCCCAGCGGATTGGTGGAACAGATAGTCATCCCATCGGTTGACCGCTTTTTCACGATTCAAGAGGGAAAGGGTGTTGTGCCCGGTCTTCTGGACGAACCCGGGAGGACGAAATCTGCCGCAGAAACTAGCAGACAAAAGGTGCACTAG
- a CDS encoding tetratricopeptide repeat protein — protein MLTFSEWAKTRMEWVVGNRRRLAVVRVAYVALVCALLAASVFAFLPRIQAHSDQNDTQQKITDEATVRKEYAEKVGKTYNFAFGKGNISTPGNAAVLGDTFLEPDAFPTADYCGHCHKEAYHQWRQSLHSNSFRTPFYRTSVNILIRTKGIEFSRHCDSCHNPIAVLGGGLTQSSIVDRKFDQDGLTCTTCHSVQKLQSTLGNGGYVMGVPAVLVDENGTRIPGLVPDSEILAHLDRHSKAVMQTFYRTPEFCSACHKANLPNPLNDYKWIRAFTAYDEWQNSKFSQRNPLTFYQADFTSCQGCHMKRASNALPEPGAKNGTFASHRWTAGNTAVPFYYGFDGQLEKTIEFLKTGNYLNVDLFAIRKANDDKLIAPLGSTAFTLAPGDVVQAMAVIQNKNIGHSLIPEVRDLYEAWVEFVVTDSSGKEIYHSGFIKPDGKLDERAHSFTNRPVNTDGGFVDNHKVWTIHSVAYDNTVQAGRSSLIRYEFRIPSEAKGTVTITARVNYRHLRQSYLNNVFGEDHVAYPIVELASRSRTLNLGENPVSAPDPKDNADWMRWNNLGISYLDQLQYSDAIQAFSQVVKLRPDYADGYTNIGLTNIEWEKYASARAGLEKALELSPNNARALYYLALVERRAGNSEAEVADLKKVLAQYPQSRDARRELGISYYQQRKPQEAMEQFEALQAIDPDDLTAHYNLALLYRRAGMKDKAKEQSAKFVTKKIDPGAPTYSLDFLRKHPEISIESVPWHVHKDLAHPEVMSAGGEH, from the coding sequence ATGCTGACGTTTTCGGAGTGGGCCAAGACGCGGATGGAGTGGGTGGTCGGCAATCGACGGCGCCTCGCTGTCGTAAGGGTGGCGTACGTCGCTTTGGTTTGCGCGCTCCTGGCAGCAAGCGTGTTTGCCTTTCTTCCGCGGATTCAGGCGCACTCGGATCAAAACGATACCCAGCAAAAGATCACAGACGAAGCTACAGTTCGCAAAGAATACGCAGAGAAGGTTGGCAAAACGTACAACTTTGCGTTCGGCAAAGGGAATATTTCAACTCCAGGAAACGCAGCAGTGCTTGGAGACACATTTCTCGAGCCAGATGCGTTTCCTACGGCCGACTACTGTGGCCATTGCCATAAAGAGGCGTACCACCAGTGGCGGCAGTCGTTACACTCCAACTCATTTCGAACGCCGTTTTATCGCACTAGCGTCAATATCCTGATTAGGACCAAGGGAATTGAGTTCTCGCGCCACTGCGATAGCTGTCACAATCCGATTGCAGTGCTCGGCGGGGGACTAACGCAGAGTTCGATCGTGGATCGCAAGTTCGATCAGGATGGATTGACTTGCACTACGTGCCATTCGGTGCAGAAACTGCAGTCGACGCTTGGCAACGGCGGCTATGTGATGGGTGTACCGGCCGTGCTCGTCGATGAAAATGGCACACGCATTCCCGGGTTGGTACCTGATTCAGAGATTTTGGCTCATCTTGATAGGCACTCGAAGGCGGTGATGCAAACCTTCTACCGGACGCCCGAGTTTTGCTCCGCCTGCCATAAGGCTAACTTGCCGAATCCGCTGAACGATTACAAATGGATCCGCGCATTCACGGCGTATGACGAGTGGCAAAACTCTAAGTTCTCGCAGCGAAATCCGCTCACCTTTTATCAAGCCGATTTCACTAGCTGCCAGGGTTGCCATATGAAGCGTGCATCGAATGCGCTGCCAGAGCCAGGCGCTAAGAACGGTACCTTCGCCTCGCACCGTTGGACTGCAGGCAATACCGCTGTTCCTTTCTACTATGGGTTTGATGGACAGCTCGAGAAGACGATCGAATTTCTGAAGACTGGAAATTATCTAAACGTCGATCTGTTCGCAATTCGCAAGGCGAACGATGACAAGCTAATCGCACCCTTGGGTTCGACGGCGTTCACTCTCGCACCGGGTGATGTCGTGCAGGCGATGGCGGTGATCCAGAACAAAAATATCGGCCATTCGCTGATTCCAGAGGTGCGCGACCTGTATGAGGCCTGGGTAGAGTTTGTAGTCACCGACTCTAGTGGCAAGGAGATCTACCACAGCGGCTTCATCAAACCAGATGGAAAGCTGGATGAGCGGGCGCACAGCTTTACGAACCGTCCGGTCAACACGGACGGTGGGTTCGTCGACAATCACAAGGTGTGGACGATCCATTCTGTTGCGTATGACAACACGGTTCAGGCGGGCCGTTCCTCTCTCATTCGTTACGAGTTTCGCATTCCATCCGAAGCGAAAGGGACAGTAACAATTACTGCCAGAGTTAATTATCGACATCTCCGCCAGAGCTATCTGAACAACGTTTTCGGAGAAGATCACGTCGCCTACCCGATTGTTGAGTTGGCTTCACGATCCCGGACACTCAATCTTGGAGAGAATCCGGTGAGCGCACCCGATCCGAAAGACAATGCTGACTGGATGCGTTGGAATAACCTCGGCATTTCCTATCTCGATCAGTTGCAGTACAGCGATGCGATTCAAGCCTTTTCACAGGTCGTCAAGTTGCGGCCGGATTATGCTGACGGCTACACCAATATTGGCCTAACAAATATCGAATGGGAGAAATACGCTTCGGCTCGCGCAGGCCTTGAGAAGGCCCTGGAACTCAGTCCCAATAACGCTCGGGCTCTTTACTACCTTGCGTTGGTGGAGCGGCGAGCAGGAAATTCCGAAGCTGAAGTAGCAGATCTCAAGAAGGTTCTGGCACAGTATCCCCAATCACGAGACGCTCGTCGAGAGCTGGGGATCTCTTACTATCAACAACGCAAGCCTCAGGAGGCGATGGAGCAGTTTGAGGCGTTGCAGGCGATTGACCCGGATGACCTGACAGCGCATTACAATCTTGCGCTGCTATACCGTCGTGCCGGGATGAAGGACAAGGCCAAGGAACAATCCGCGAAGTTCGTCACGAAAAAGATTGACCCTGGCGCACCTACCTATTCTCTAGATTTCCTCCGTAAGCATCCGGAAATCTCGATAGAAAGCGTGCCGTGGCATGTGCATAAGGATCTGGCGCATCCCGAAGTTATGAGCGCCGGTGGAGAGCACTGA
- a CDS encoding tetratricopeptide repeat protein has translation MVSIVHGNAQQNLGTSGLESSTHSSQGSAIPTNEVQRLISRGQLSEAETRLDSLASQQPEPAGVERMRGMIHYQRNEFAAANSAFEKAIMQDPKDLQATQMRGVTLYRMGQPAAAIPLLERANTPIASDNADGTYVLAVCYLDVHRYDDARRIFAQQYKLPVDSAASYLFMGRMLLRRNYPVESEQMTRKALEIEPRLPLAHLLLGQLALSRSQAAEAVVEFEAERKINPMDGEVYERLGDSYLRALRYEDAQQALNCALLLEPNSTGPYILLGQVLLKRDDALTALNYLMRAEHMDPNNHLTHLLLGQAYRALGRKEDATREYKSAESIQNSVENPK, from the coding sequence ATGGTTTCTATCGTTCATGGGAACGCTCAGCAGAACTTAGGTACAAGTGGATTAGAGAGTTCAACCCACTCGTCTCAGGGCAGCGCGATTCCGACTAACGAGGTACAGCGGTTGATCTCTCGTGGTCAGTTGAGTGAAGCGGAGACGCGGTTAGATTCATTGGCCAGCCAGCAACCGGAACCAGCGGGAGTAGAGCGTATGCGCGGGATGATTCACTACCAGCGCAATGAATTTGCCGCCGCGAATTCGGCCTTCGAAAAAGCAATCATGCAAGATCCCAAAGATCTCCAAGCTACGCAGATGCGCGGCGTGACGCTTTATCGAATGGGACAACCGGCAGCGGCAATTCCTCTTCTCGAACGTGCGAATACTCCCATAGCAAGCGACAACGCTGATGGCACCTATGTTTTGGCGGTCTGTTACCTCGACGTCCATCGGTATGACGACGCGCGCCGCATCTTTGCCCAACAGTACAAGCTCCCAGTTGATTCGGCTGCATCGTATTTGTTTATGGGACGTATGCTGCTCCGCCGCAATTACCCAGTCGAGTCCGAACAGATGACACGCAAAGCACTCGAAATTGAGCCGAGATTACCTTTGGCGCATCTGCTGCTGGGACAGCTTGCACTATCGCGGTCGCAGGCGGCTGAAGCCGTTGTCGAGTTTGAAGCCGAACGGAAGATCAATCCGATGGACGGAGAGGTTTATGAGCGCCTGGGTGATTCCTACTTGCGAGCGTTGCGCTACGAAGATGCACAACAGGCTTTGAACTGTGCGCTCCTCCTGGAGCCGAATTCTACCGGGCCCTACATACTGCTCGGGCAGGTTCTGTTGAAACGGGATGATGCTTTGACGGCGCTTAATTATCTGATGCGTGCAGAGCACATGGATCCAAATAACCATCTCACTCATCTGCTGCTTGGTCAGGCTTACCGTGCTTTGGGCCGCAAAGAAGATGCCACGCGCGAGTACAAAAGCGCAGAGAGCATTCAGAACTCCGTCGAAAATCCGAAATAG
- a CDS encoding TonB-dependent receptor, which translates to MKLRRLSCALFIVTLFDGAIVSAQIAADLKGRVLDPSGASIANAAVELTESSTNLHRYTTTSSSGDYLFIHLNPGSYSVEVKASGFKTLNREGVSLFIGQTVSLDLNLSPGGDQHVVTVNSDAPLLQAETSTIQTTIPGIIIASTPLNTRNFIQLTTLAPGVELPPGTLLPRINGGRPRTNEYIYDGISALQPEPGQVAYFPILDDIAQFTIEANNVPAEFGRFNGGVVNVATRSGSNTVHGSLFEYLRNEDLNARNYFAPTGPKPEYRRNLYGATLGAPILHDRLFFFGDYQGVKQFIGRTLTSTIPTVNERNGIFTGVSKIYNPATTTIINGKNVRQEFPGDVINIPFDPAAKALLARFPTPTKGAAANNYTRTANDADHQNQFDVRIDGAYGTRDHAFGRYSYYNEVEDPVTPLPDGSGLISGAALGTGGVPGLSNVRGQQVVANENHVFSPRLVNNLTGGYTRRSNNIIGPDLDDTASNALGIPGIPTNAAFNNALPLFTLTGFQQLGPSASTFANFQTSVWQMVDTVVYTRGAHAIKAGIDFRWYQLNTVSPPNPTGSFAFTTTGTNQQGITNSGNSVASFLLGQVDTFQIDLQQAKIRPRDYIEEYFLQDDWKASNRLTLNIGARWTLHHPSTEKNNQGAVFNLGTQQLDYVGVDGNPRSARELHYDNVAPRVGFTYMLNEKTVVRSGFGIVFIDQSGITTPFTVPQFPFIQSVTQKTQDSVNAAFALSHGPSITPIPLNQNAGLGQSVYTVDRGAGSGYVQQWNLAVQHAVTNNLSVEVAYVGSNIIHVGIPDSNLNQLTAAQLAEGQALLTPVTNPYFGQLPPSSSLDTKTIAAAQLIKPYPRFQNVATYRHNSGTTNYNAIQTKAEQRFSHGISFLFAYTHSKLIDDASSVFSSTVLSSPNTSSLIAADTFRPYLERDSSSGDMPDVTSFSGIYDLPAGRGHRFASSGIGNAILGGWSLNSILSLQSGMPVTVTQATNNNSFAGFSLQRPNIVGNPKLAANVRSPAHYFNTAAFGTAPQFVIGSASRNPVRGPAYRDLDVSLIKRTRLVEKADLEFRAEMFNVTNTPEFSQPNGSFGSAAFGTITSTTTDPRVVQFAIRISR; encoded by the coding sequence ATGAAGCTTCGCCGCCTCTCTTGCGCCCTCTTCATTGTTACCTTGTTCGATGGAGCGATAGTATCCGCCCAGATCGCGGCCGATTTGAAAGGCCGCGTTCTCGATCCCTCTGGTGCTTCCATCGCAAACGCAGCGGTGGAGTTGACCGAATCCTCAACGAACCTGCATCGATATACGACTACCTCCAGCTCGGGCGATTATCTTTTCATCCATCTCAATCCGGGATCTTATAGTGTCGAGGTGAAAGCTTCCGGCTTTAAGACTCTCAATCGCGAAGGCGTTTCACTCTTCATCGGACAGACCGTTAGTCTCGATCTCAATCTCAGCCCCGGGGGCGATCAGCATGTTGTAACCGTCAACAGTGATGCTCCGCTCCTGCAGGCCGAGACCAGCACCATTCAGACCACGATCCCTGGCATCATCATCGCCTCCACCCCGCTCAATACACGAAACTTCATTCAGCTCACAACACTGGCTCCAGGTGTTGAGTTGCCTCCGGGAACCTTGCTTCCTCGCATCAACGGCGGCCGTCCCCGCACCAACGAATACATCTATGACGGCATCTCTGCATTGCAGCCTGAGCCCGGCCAGGTCGCCTACTTCCCTATCCTCGATGACATCGCGCAATTCACCATCGAAGCGAATAACGTGCCCGCTGAATTCGGACGCTTCAACGGTGGCGTAGTCAACGTCGCCACTCGCTCGGGCTCTAACACCGTACATGGCAGCCTCTTTGAGTATCTTCGCAATGAAGATCTCAACGCCCGCAACTACTTCGCCCCGACGGGACCAAAGCCCGAGTATCGACGCAATCTCTACGGCGCCACCCTTGGTGCACCCATCCTCCACGACCGCCTCTTTTTCTTCGGCGACTACCAAGGGGTCAAGCAGTTCATCGGCCGCACACTTACCTCGACGATTCCAACCGTTAACGAGCGTAACGGAATCTTCACTGGCGTCTCAAAGATCTACAATCCCGCTACGACAACTATCATTAACGGGAAGAATGTCCGTCAGGAGTTTCCCGGCGACGTCATTAACATACCGTTTGATCCCGCGGCAAAGGCTCTCCTCGCCCGCTTCCCCACCCCAACCAAAGGCGCCGCTGCCAATAACTACACTCGCACCGCGAACGACGCCGACCATCAGAACCAATTCGACGTTCGCATCGATGGAGCTTACGGAACTCGTGACCACGCCTTCGGCCGCTACTCCTACTACAACGAGGTAGAAGATCCAGTTACTCCATTGCCTGATGGCAGCGGTCTAATTAGTGGTGCAGCTCTCGGCACTGGCGGCGTTCCGGGCCTGTCCAACGTGCGCGGACAACAAGTCGTCGCCAATGAGAACCATGTCTTTTCCCCACGTCTCGTCAACAACCTCACCGGCGGCTACACCCGCCGCAGCAACAACATCATCGGTCCTGACCTCGACGACACAGCTTCGAACGCGCTCGGCATCCCCGGTATCCCCACCAATGCGGCTTTCAACAATGCCCTTCCTCTTTTCACGTTGACTGGCTTCCAACAGCTCGGTCCCTCTGCAAGCACCTTCGCAAACTTTCAAACCTCTGTCTGGCAGATGGTCGACACCGTCGTCTACACTCGCGGCGCACATGCCATCAAAGCCGGCATCGATTTCCGCTGGTATCAGCTCAACACCGTCTCGCCGCCCAACCCCACAGGCTCCTTCGCCTTTACAACCACCGGAACCAACCAACAGGGAATCACCAACAGTGGCAACTCCGTTGCCAGCTTCCTTCTCGGTCAAGTCGACACCTTCCAGATCGACCTTCAACAAGCCAAAATCCGCCCCCGCGACTATATCGAAGAATACTTTTTACAAGATGACTGGAAGGCATCCAATCGTCTTACGCTCAACATCGGAGCACGTTGGACGCTCCACCATCCATCGACCGAAAAGAACAATCAGGGAGCGGTCTTCAACCTCGGTACTCAGCAGCTTGACTACGTGGGTGTCGACGGGAACCCACGCAGCGCCCGCGAACTTCACTACGACAATGTGGCTCCTCGTGTCGGATTCACTTACATGCTCAATGAAAAGACCGTCGTCCGTTCCGGCTTTGGCATTGTCTTCATCGACCAATCCGGCATCACGACGCCCTTCACTGTTCCACAGTTCCCTTTCATACAGAGCGTCACGCAGAAGACACAGGATAGTGTCAACGCAGCATTCGCACTATCGCACGGCCCCTCAATCACCCCCATTCCACTTAACCAAAACGCCGGCCTTGGACAAAGCGTCTATACCGTTGATCGCGGCGCTGGTTCCGGATACGTCCAGCAGTGGAATCTCGCTGTCCAGCACGCAGTAACCAACAATCTCTCCGTTGAGGTCGCGTACGTAGGATCGAATATCATTCACGTTGGCATTCCCGACTCCAACCTAAACCAGCTCACCGCCGCCCAGCTCGCAGAGGGCCAGGCCCTGCTGACTCCAGTCACAAACCCTTACTTCGGCCAGCTTCCCCCTTCCAGTTCACTTGACACGAAGACCATTGCCGCCGCGCAGCTCATCAAGCCTTATCCTCGCTTCCAGAACGTCGCTACCTATCGCCACAACTCCGGCACCACCAACTACAACGCGATTCAGACCAAAGCCGAGCAGCGCTTCTCTCACGGCATCTCGTTCCTATTCGCTTACACTCACTCCAAACTCATCGATGATGCTTCCTCGGTCTTCTCTTCCACCGTTCTTTCCTCGCCCAACACAAGTTCACTCATCGCAGCAGATACTTTCCGCCCCTATCTGGAACGTGACTCCTCCAGCGGCGATATGCCCGACGTCACCTCTTTCAGCGGCATCTACGATCTGCCCGCCGGCCGCGGCCACCGCTTCGCGTCAAGTGGCATCGGCAATGCGATTCTCGGTGGATGGAGCCTAAACTCAATTCTGTCGCTGCAGTCTGGGATGCCGGTCACGGTCACTCAGGCCACGAACAACAACTCTTTCGCCGGCTTCTCACTTCAACGCCCCAACATCGTCGGAAATCCGAAACTAGCCGCTAATGTGCGTTCTCCCGCGCACTACTTCAACACCGCGGCATTCGGGACCGCCCCACAGTTCGTCATTGGCAGCGCATCCCGCAATCCAGTTCGCGGCCCAGCCTACCGCGACCTCGACGTCTCCCTGATCAAACGCACCCGACTCGTTGAAAAGGCCGACCTCGAGTTCCGTGCCGAGATGTTTAACGTCACCAACACGCCAGAGTTCTCGCAGCCCAACGGCAGCTTCGGGTCCGCCGCGTTCGGTACGATCACTTCGACTACAACCGACCCTCGTGTCGTGCAATTTGCGATTCGAATAAGCCGATAG
- a CDS encoding TOBE domain-containing protein produces the protein MPTTKQMLTPREAARMLGVSYPTIKQWILSGKLKTVQTPGGHHRLSEAALKPFLTKDKTKPTAESRQRYRRVSGRNQLAGKVVSIHIQGLLAEVVLSVADTHVTAIITSNAVRELQLKKGDLAAALIKSTDVMIERLDDPS, from the coding sequence ATGCCGACTACCAAGCAAATGCTGACGCCTCGTGAAGCCGCTCGCATGTTGGGCGTGAGCTATCCAACCATCAAGCAATGGATCCTGAGCGGAAAGTTGAAGACCGTTCAGACTCCGGGCGGACATCATCGACTGTCAGAGGCGGCCTTGAAGCCATTTCTTACGAAAGACAAGACGAAGCCCACTGCCGAGTCGCGACAGCGTTATCGTCGCGTCAGTGGCAGGAATCAACTTGCAGGCAAAGTCGTCAGTATCCACATACAGGGTCTTCTGGCGGAAGTGGTTCTTTCAGTAGCGGACACACATGTCACAGCGATCATCACCTCAAACGCTGTGCGCGAGCTTCAATTGAAAAAGGGTGATCTTGCAGCTGCTCTTATCAAGTCGACCGACGTGATGATTGAGCGCCTCGACGATCCTTCTTAG
- a CDS encoding FAD-containing oxidoreductase — protein sequence MRQDFDAIIIGAGQAGPSLAGRLTQAGWTVAMVERKLFGGTCVNVGCTPTKAMVASAHAAHIARRGSDFGVVRKEPVVVDMKQVLARKNAIVMKSRTGVEGWLRGMERCTVFTGAARFESPKEIRVGDQVLYAKNIFLNVGARPSIPDMPGVREVPFLTSTTILDLEELPKHLIVVGGSYVGLEFAQMYRRFGAEVTVVERKSRLIPNEDEDLSSAVQEILQSEGIQLRLDANCIRLENDGGEVAVGLDCLEGHPQVVGSRILLAAGRRPNTDDLGLTAAGVKANEHGYITVDDQLQTSVPGIWAIGDCNGRGAFTHTSYNDFEIVADNLLDKASRRVSDRIPVSALYIDPPLAQVGLTETQVRQSGRAALIGTRPMTKIGRAVEKGETQGFMKVLVDAENKKILGAAILGTGGDEAIHCILSTMYAGAPYTTLSHAVHIHPTVSELIPTMLQSIKPLDTSVK from the coding sequence ATGAGACAAGACTTCGATGCAATCATCATCGGTGCTGGACAGGCGGGACCGTCGTTAGCGGGCCGTCTCACACAGGCCGGCTGGACGGTCGCCATGGTCGAACGCAAGCTGTTCGGCGGAACATGCGTGAACGTCGGATGCACTCCGACCAAGGCAATGGTCGCAAGTGCACACGCAGCTCACATCGCACGCCGCGGCAGCGACTTCGGAGTCGTCCGCAAAGAGCCCGTCGTCGTCGATATGAAACAAGTACTGGCTCGCAAGAATGCAATCGTAATGAAGTCCCGCACGGGCGTAGAGGGTTGGTTGCGAGGCATGGAGCGATGCACCGTATTTACAGGAGCAGCGCGCTTCGAGTCTCCCAAGGAGATTCGCGTTGGTGACCAGGTTCTTTACGCAAAAAATATCTTTCTAAACGTCGGTGCGCGGCCGTCCATACCTGATATGCCCGGCGTTCGAGAGGTTCCATTTCTTACCAGCACCACCATCCTCGACCTTGAGGAACTTCCCAAACATCTCATCGTCGTGGGTGGAAGCTACGTAGGGCTTGAATTCGCTCAGATGTACCGACGCTTCGGAGCTGAAGTGACGGTTGTCGAACGCAAGTCGCGGCTCATCCCCAATGAAGATGAGGACCTCTCCTCGGCGGTTCAGGAGATCCTTCAATCTGAGGGGATTCAGCTTCGCCTCGATGCGAACTGTATCCGACTTGAGAACGATGGCGGAGAAGTGGCGGTCGGCCTCGACTGCCTTGAGGGCCATCCTCAGGTCGTAGGATCGCGCATTCTTCTCGCCGCTGGAAGGCGACCAAATACAGATGATCTCGGGCTAACGGCCGCCGGTGTCAAGGCCAATGAGCATGGCTATATCACTGTCGATGATCAGCTGCAAACGTCCGTTCCAGGGATTTGGGCGATCGGAGATTGCAACGGAAGAGGGGCCTTTACCCATACCTCGTACAACGACTTTGAGATCGTAGCGGACAATCTCCTCGACAAAGCCTCTCGGCGCGTCAGTGATCGTATTCCTGTAAGTGCCCTTTACATCGATCCCCCACTGGCACAGGTCGGCCTTACCGAGACGCAAGTGCGCCAGAGTGGACGTGCTGCCCTGATCGGAACTCGCCCAATGACGAAGATCGGGCGCGCCGTTGAGAAGGGAGAGACGCAGGGCTTCATGAAAGTGCTGGTGGACGCAGAAAACAAGAAGATTCTGGGCGCCGCCATCCTCGGAACTGGCGGAGACGAAGCCATTCATTGCATCTTGAGCACCATGTACGCAGGGGCACCTTACACTACTCTCTCTCACGCCGTTCACATTCACCCCACCGTATCGGAACTCATTCCCACGATGCTTCAGTCGATAAAGCCGCTTGATACGAGCGTGAAGTAG
- a CDS encoding DUF4126 domain-containing protein has product MFIIVLAFLIGIVAGLRALTAPAAVSWAARLGLLPLQGTSLAFLGYAATPYIFTLLAIGELINDKLPKTPSRKVPPQFITRIITGAFSGAAVGAARQSLIIGLVAGAVGAVAGTLGGAAVRTKLAEAFGKDLPAALLEDAVAIILAIVVVTRL; this is encoded by the coding sequence ATGTTCATCATCGTGCTTGCATTTTTGATCGGTATTGTCGCCGGACTTCGCGCCTTGACCGCACCCGCGGCCGTAAGTTGGGCAGCCCGCCTTGGTCTTCTGCCGCTTCAAGGCACCTCTCTCGCATTTTTAGGTTATGCCGCTACGCCCTACATCTTTACGTTGCTGGCTATCGGGGAGTTGATCAATGACAAGCTGCCGAAGACGCCCAGTCGAAAGGTGCCACCTCAATTCATCACCCGGATCATTACCGGAGCCTTCTCTGGAGCGGCCGTGGGAGCAGCACGTCAATCGTTGATCATCGGGCTCGTCGCCGGCGCTGTCGGTGCGGTAGCGGGTACACTTGGGGGCGCGGCCGTACGCACGAAACTGGCTGAGGCGTTCGGAAAAGACCTTCCTGCGGCTTTACTGGAAGATGCCGTAGCGATCATTCTTGCTATCGTGGTAGTCACGAGACTCTGA